The following proteins come from a genomic window of Actinomarinicola tropica:
- a CDS encoding four-helix bundle copper-binding protein — MTVKDMIATYPGSTALDGELLNRAISTLDECSTICAQCADACLGEPGLSPELADCIRTDLDCADVCAATSRVLARQTAFDADVARALVDACLAACTACAEDCESHADHMDHCRVCAEMCRRCEEVCREVLAAIG; from the coding sequence ATGACCGTCAAGGACATGATCGCGACCTATCCGGGATCGACGGCGCTCGACGGCGAGCTGCTGAACCGGGCGATCTCGACGCTCGACGAGTGCTCGACGATCTGCGCCCAGTGCGCCGATGCGTGCCTCGGGGAGCCTGGTCTCTCTCCCGAGCTCGCCGACTGCATCCGGACCGACCTCGACTGCGCCGACGTGTGCGCCGCCACGAGCAGGGTGCTCGCCCGCCAGACCGCGTTCGACGCCGACGTCGCTCGGGCCCTCGTCGACGCCTGCCTCGCTGCGTGCACGGCCTGTGCCGAGGACTGCGAGTCGCACGCCGACCACATGGACCACTGCCGCGTGTGCGCCGAGATGTGCCGGCGTTGCGAGGAGGTCTGCCGCGAGGTCCTCGCCGCTATCGGGTGA
- a CDS encoding class I SAM-dependent methyltransferase, producing MTVDHYADRYWNDLPAVLRYMQRRATGDPATWWMDHFKATYATPPRRRGLVIGCGNGWVERDLFDRGVCEHFDAFDFSADYLVQAEAAKGDRSISYRQSDFRSFRPEGAYDLIVNVAALHHAQHLWRHVARLADALTSDGVFVHWEYVGPRRNQYPRSQIRAMERVRDELPERFRTPHALKPSRRAAVLGDPTEAVHSDEIVDALEAFFEIEMRRDVGGGIAYQLLWNFTEPFEDEDDAEAQDALQAILRADEAQTGTSAVPPMFTYIVARPRTAATWRGRWRRFVHEPVRESLPARLEDRYPGEAVLELAERAAGRIRARTRP from the coding sequence ATGACCGTCGACCACTACGCGGACCGCTACTGGAACGACCTCCCAGCGGTGCTGCGCTACATGCAGCGGCGTGCCACCGGCGACCCGGCCACGTGGTGGATGGACCACTTCAAGGCCACCTACGCCACGCCTCCGCGCCGGCGTGGCCTCGTGATCGGATGCGGCAACGGGTGGGTGGAGCGCGACCTCTTCGACCGTGGGGTCTGCGAGCACTTCGACGCCTTCGACTTCTCCGCCGACTACCTGGTCCAGGCGGAGGCGGCGAAGGGCGATCGATCGATCAGCTACCGGCAGAGCGACTTCCGCAGCTTCCGCCCCGAGGGCGCCTACGACCTGATCGTCAACGTGGCCGCCCTGCACCACGCCCAGCACCTGTGGCGACACGTCGCCCGGCTCGCCGACGCCCTGACGAGCGACGGCGTGTTCGTGCACTGGGAGTACGTCGGACCGCGCCGCAACCAGTACCCCCGGTCGCAGATCCGGGCGATGGAGCGCGTCCGTGACGAGCTGCCCGAGCGCTTCCGGACCCCGCACGCGCTGAAGCCGTCACGGCGGGCCGCCGTCCTGGGCGACCCCACCGAGGCCGTGCACTCCGACGAGATCGTCGACGCCCTCGAGGCGTTCTTCGAGATCGAGATGCGGCGCGACGTGGGCGGCGGCATCGCCTACCAGCTCCTGTGGAACTTCACCGAGCCCTTCGAGGACGAGGACGACGCCGAGGCGCAGGACGCGCTGCAGGCGATCCTGCGCGCCGACGAGGCCCAGACGGGCACCTCGGCCGTCCCGCCGATGTTCACCTACATCGTCGCCCGCCCACGCACCGCAGCGACGTGGCGGGGACGGTGGCGTCGGTTCGTCCACGAACCGGTCCGCGAGTCCCTCCCGGCGCGGCTCGAGGACCGCTACCCGGGGGAGGCGGTCCTCGAGCTGGCCGAGCGTGCGGCGGGACGGATCAGGGCTCGAACACGACCTTGA
- a CDS encoding shikimate kinase — translation MTGGQPHTADQLPTIVLVGLMGTGKSTIGRALADRLGRDFLDSDRMIEARTGQTVRELWEAGGEAAYRPLERAVVVAALGAEDPVVLAAPGGVVEDGEAVRALQRGAAVVYLRTQPETIAARLGGEVTHRPLLDGEPEELLSTLFARRDAMYRDIAGVVVEADGLPPDAVVEAVLDALATGGS, via the coding sequence ATGACCGGAGGTCAGCCGCACACCGCCGACCAGTTGCCGACGATCGTGCTCGTCGGGCTGATGGGCACGGGCAAGTCGACGATCGGCCGCGCCCTGGCGGATCGGCTCGGGCGCGACTTCCTCGACAGCGACCGGATGATCGAAGCCCGAACGGGCCAGACGGTCCGCGAGCTGTGGGAGGCGGGTGGCGAGGCCGCCTATCGCCCGCTCGAGCGAGCCGTCGTGGTCGCGGCGCTCGGCGCAGAGGATCCGGTCGTGCTCGCTGCGCCCGGCGGGGTGGTCGAGGACGGCGAAGCCGTCCGGGCGCTCCAGCGTGGAGCGGCGGTGGTCTACCTCCGCACGCAGCCCGAGACGATCGCGGCGCGACTCGGTGGCGAGGTCACCCACCGGCCCCTGCTCGACGGCGAGCCCGAGGAGCTCCTGTCGACGCTGTTCGCACGTCGCGACGCCATGTACCGGGACATCGCGGGCGTCGTCGTCGAGGCCGACGGCCTGCCGCCCGACGCCGTCGTCGAGGCGGTCCTCGACGCGCTCGCGACGGGCGGCAGCTGA
- a CDS encoding pyridoxamine 5'-phosphate oxidase family protein — protein MAAWRDVEEAAPDLAARVRALFDAGRHKTIATLRADGSPRISGIECELSGGELRFGSMTGARKLDDLRRDPRFALHGPTYHPEEGKEAEWPGEAKVAGRAVPAGPVEDGPDGVMFLADVTEVVVTSLDATATKLVVESWTPTRGLRRVERA, from the coding sequence GTGGCCGCGTGGAGGGACGTGGAGGAGGCAGCGCCGGACCTGGCGGCCCGCGTGCGGGCGCTCTTCGACGCCGGGCGCCACAAGACGATCGCCACGCTGCGCGCCGACGGATCGCCACGCATCTCCGGCATCGAGTGCGAGCTGTCCGGCGGCGAGCTGCGGTTCGGGTCGATGACCGGCGCCCGCAAGCTCGACGACCTGCGGCGTGATCCCCGGTTCGCGCTGCACGGCCCCACGTACCACCCCGAGGAGGGGAAGGAGGCCGAGTGGCCGGGCGAGGCCAAGGTCGCCGGGCGCGCCGTGCCGGCCGGCCCGGTCGAGGACGGTCCGGACGGGGTGATGTTTCTCGCCGACGTCACCGAGGTGGTCGTGACGTCGCTCGACGCGACGGCCACGAAGCTCGTCGTCGAGTCGTGGACCCCGACCCGCGGTCTGCGCCGGGTCGAGCGCGCCTGA
- a CDS encoding PI-PLC domain-containing protein: protein MADPWVTVVALLVGLAAGGALLWRHRRDLVGGSQLLGGALVAAGLLTAGLWWILGRRIDEPLDRATGTGPGTWDLPVGIGDLLADVQSELGSALRQEVLWRAAVPLVAGLALIVVPALPRLARRLPALARRVPAVGSRPLVGGAVAVAIVLGAGLVVGAPTEADPERACNGHVELCDRPYDEVVQPATHNSMSSPDVVEIWPEHDGDIAAQLDAGIRALLIDTHHWTAMVSADDLQRRAPGTSDAVADALWPLVRPFAEERPGTFLCHNHCAFGGMPFVDALDDVRAFLDANPDDVVTLVIQDAISVEETEAAFAEARLESYLYEPSGAGWPTLGEMIDDGERLVVVAEVEGPPPAWYLHAFDEMQETPFTVLRPDAFTCEPNRGPDDASLFLLNHWVQRVAPDRADALEVNAHDVLVDRARRCAAERGQLPDFLAVNFYSLGDVVGAADTLNGVG, encoded by the coding sequence GTGGCCGACCCGTGGGTGACGGTCGTCGCGCTGCTCGTCGGCCTGGCCGCCGGCGGGGCGCTGCTGTGGCGGCACCGTCGAGACCTGGTGGGCGGGAGCCAGCTGCTCGGTGGCGCGCTCGTCGCCGCGGGCCTTCTGACCGCCGGCCTGTGGTGGATCCTCGGCCGTCGCATCGACGAGCCGCTCGACCGGGCGACCGGGACGGGGCCGGGCACGTGGGACCTCCCGGTCGGCATCGGTGACCTCCTCGCCGACGTGCAGTCCGAGCTCGGGTCGGCCCTGCGGCAGGAGGTGCTCTGGCGCGCTGCTGTCCCTCTCGTGGCCGGACTCGCCCTGATCGTGGTGCCCGCGCTCCCACGCCTCGCCCGGCGTCTGCCGGCGCTCGCCCGCCGCGTGCCGGCGGTCGGCTCTCGCCCGCTCGTCGGCGGTGCCGTCGCCGTGGCGATCGTGCTCGGCGCCGGTCTCGTCGTCGGTGCTCCCACGGAGGCCGACCCGGAGCGGGCCTGCAACGGCCACGTCGAGCTCTGCGACCGGCCGTACGATGAGGTGGTCCAGCCCGCCACCCACAACTCGATGTCGAGCCCCGACGTCGTCGAGATCTGGCCCGAGCACGACGGCGACATCGCGGCGCAGCTCGACGCCGGCATCCGCGCCCTCCTGATCGACACGCACCACTGGACGGCGATGGTGTCGGCGGACGACCTCCAGCGGCGGGCGCCGGGGACGTCGGACGCCGTGGCCGACGCCCTCTGGCCGCTCGTCCGGCCCTTCGCCGAGGAGCGGCCGGGCACGTTCCTCTGCCACAACCACTGCGCCTTCGGCGGCATGCCCTTCGTCGACGCGCTCGACGACGTGCGCGCCTTCCTCGACGCCAACCCCGACGACGTGGTCACGCTCGTGATCCAGGACGCGATCAGCGTCGAGGAGACCGAGGCGGCGTTCGCGGAGGCGCGACTCGAGAGCTACCTCTACGAGCCCTCGGGTGCGGGGTGGCCGACGCTCGGCGAGATGATCGACGACGGCGAGCGGCTCGTCGTCGTCGCCGAGGTGGAGGGCCCGCCCCCGGCCTGGTACCTCCACGCCTTCGACGAGATGCAGGAGACGCCGTTCACCGTCCTTCGGCCCGACGCCTTCACCTGTGAGCCCAACCGCGGACCGGACGACGCGTCCCTGTTCCTGCTGAACCACTGGGTGCAGCGGGTCGCCCCCGACCGAGCCGACGCGCTCGAGGTCAACGCCCACGACGTCCTGGTCGACAGGGCCCGACGCTGCGCAGCGGAGCGCGGGCAGCTCCCCGACTTCCTCGCAGTGAACTTCTACAGCCTCGGCGATGTCGTCGGGGCGGCCGACACGCTCAACGGGGTGGGTTGA
- a CDS encoding phytoene desaturase family protein: protein MREVDAVVVGGGHNGLVAASILADAGWDVVVLEAADVPGGAIRSDEVAAPGFVTDMFSAFYPMSAASPVLTSLGLEDHGLRWTHAPTVLAHPRPGRPAVVMHRDPEATAGELDAEHPGDGDAWLDLQHFWERAGVGVLHSLLSPFPPIRGGVRLAASARLELLEVARLLVMPVRRLAEERFGGDGPGLLLAGNALHGDVTPESAPSAMLAWILCGLGQSVGFPVPVGGAGELAGALVRRAEAAGAEIRCRSKVERIEVRDGRASMVHTADGPIRARRAVVAACDAEILYQRLLAPEVLDDAFRVGLRRFQRASGTVKVNWAVDGAVPWSDHRVVGAGTVHVADSLDELTRTATSLSIGEVPADPFLLVGQMSTADPTRSPSGTESLWAYTHVPQEIRSDARGEITTHGRLEGEGLDAFVERMTDRIERLAPGFRDRVVGRHVQGPNDLEAANASLVGGDISGGTTQIHQQLIFRPVPGLGRSETPVRGLFLGSASAHPGGSVHGGSGANAARAALWHDRRRRAAGWVRRRITR from the coding sequence GTGAGGGAGGTCGATGCCGTCGTCGTCGGCGGGGGCCACAACGGCCTCGTCGCTGCGTCGATCCTCGCCGACGCCGGCTGGGACGTGGTGGTCCTGGAAGCGGCCGACGTCCCCGGCGGCGCGATCCGATCCGACGAGGTGGCGGCGCCCGGCTTCGTCACCGACATGTTCTCGGCCTTCTACCCGATGTCGGCGGCATCGCCGGTCCTCACCTCGCTCGGCCTGGAGGACCACGGCCTCCGGTGGACCCACGCGCCGACGGTCCTCGCCCACCCCCGGCCCGGCCGTCCTGCGGTGGTCATGCACCGCGATCCGGAGGCGACCGCCGGCGAGCTCGACGCCGAGCACCCCGGCGACGGCGACGCGTGGCTCGACCTCCAGCACTTCTGGGAGCGCGCCGGCGTCGGCGTGCTGCACTCGCTCCTCAGCCCGTTTCCGCCGATCCGGGGCGGGGTTCGCCTCGCCGCGTCGGCCCGGCTCGAGCTGCTCGAGGTGGCGCGGCTGCTCGTGATGCCCGTCCGGCGGCTCGCCGAGGAGCGCTTCGGGGGTGACGGGCCAGGACTGCTCCTCGCCGGCAACGCGCTCCACGGGGACGTCACACCGGAGTCCGCACCCTCCGCGATGCTCGCCTGGATCCTCTGCGGGCTCGGGCAGTCGGTCGGCTTCCCCGTGCCCGTCGGCGGCGCCGGCGAGCTGGCCGGTGCGCTGGTGCGCCGCGCCGAGGCGGCGGGGGCCGAGATCCGCTGCCGCTCGAAGGTCGAGCGGATCGAGGTCCGCGACGGGCGCGCCTCGATGGTGCACACCGCCGACGGCCCGATCCGAGCGCGCCGTGCCGTCGTCGCGGCCTGCGATGCCGAGATCCTCTACCAGCGCCTCCTCGCACCCGAGGTGCTCGACGACGCGTTCCGCGTCGGTCTGCGCCGGTTCCAGCGGGCGAGCGGGACCGTCAAGGTCAACTGGGCGGTCGACGGTGCCGTGCCGTGGTCGGACCACCGCGTGGTGGGTGCGGGCACCGTCCACGTCGCCGACTCGCTCGACGAGCTGACGCGCACCGCCACGTCGCTGTCGATCGGCGAGGTCCCGGCCGATCCGTTCCTCCTGGTCGGGCAGATGAGCACGGCCGACCCGACCCGGTCGCCGTCGGGGACGGAGTCGCTGTGGGCCTACACCCACGTCCCGCAGGAGATCCGCTCCGACGCACGCGGTGAGATCACGACGCACGGCCGCCTGGAGGGCGAGGGCCTCGACGCCTTCGTCGAGCGGATGACCGACCGGATCGAACGCCTCGCGCCTGGATTCCGGGACCGCGTCGTGGGTCGCCACGTGCAGGGCCCGAACGACCTGGAGGCTGCGAACGCCAGCCTCGTGGGCGGCGACATCAGCGGTGGCACGACCCAGATCCACCAGCAGCTGATCTTCCGACCGGTACCGGGCCTCGGCCGGTCCGAGACGCCGGTGCGCGGCCTCTTCCTCGGCTCGGCCTCGGCCCACCCCGGCGGCTCCGTGCACGGCGGCAGCGGCGCCAACGCCGCGCGCGCCGCCCTCTGGCACGACCGGCGACGCCGCGCCGCCGGGTGGGTCCGACGCCGCATCACCCGATAG
- a CDS encoding TIGR03557 family F420-dependent LLM class oxidoreductase, whose protein sequence is MPSHAIKIGYTLSSEEHGPKDLVRFGAMAVEHGFDRIDISDHFHPWTDEQGQSPFVWSVMGALAQAAPDVRIGTGVTCPTVRIHPAIVAQAAATQSLLTGGGFFLGVGTGENLNEHVLGDRWPPADIRLSMLEEAVEVMRKLWTGDQVTHVGEHYRVENARLYTAPDGGSVPVYVSAFGPKAAELAGRIGDGLVTTSPDAEAVEGFRSAGGSGPAIAAAKACWAEDEAAARATVHRLWPNSGLPGELAQELPMPAHFEQASQLVTEDQAADGKPCGPDPEVHVASLRAFAEAGYDEVYIHQIGPEQEGFMRFYRDEVLPRL, encoded by the coding sequence ATGCCTTCCCACGCGATCAAGATCGGTTACACCCTGTCGAGCGAGGAGCACGGGCCCAAGGACCTCGTCCGCTTCGGAGCGATGGCCGTCGAGCACGGCTTCGACCGGATCGACATCTCCGACCACTTCCACCCGTGGACCGACGAGCAGGGCCAGAGCCCGTTCGTGTGGAGCGTGATGGGAGCGCTCGCCCAGGCCGCGCCGGACGTGCGCATCGGCACGGGCGTCACCTGCCCGACGGTTCGGATCCACCCGGCGATCGTCGCCCAGGCCGCGGCGACGCAGTCCCTCCTCACCGGCGGCGGGTTCTTCCTCGGCGTCGGCACGGGCGAGAACCTCAACGAACACGTGCTCGGCGATCGCTGGCCGCCCGCCGACATCCGCCTCTCCATGCTGGAGGAGGCGGTCGAGGTCATGCGGAAGCTGTGGACCGGCGACCAGGTCACCCACGTCGGCGAGCACTACCGGGTGGAGAACGCCCGCCTCTACACCGCCCCCGACGGCGGCTCGGTGCCCGTGTACGTCTCGGCGTTCGGCCCGAAGGCCGCCGAGCTGGCCGGACGGATCGGCGACGGTCTGGTCACGACCTCCCCCGACGCCGAGGCGGTCGAGGGGTTCCGGTCCGCCGGCGGCAGCGGCCCGGCGATCGCCGCGGCCAAGGCGTGCTGGGCCGAGGACGAGGCGGCGGCCCGTGCCACGGTGCACCGCCTCTGGCCCAACTCCGGCCTGCCCGGCGAGCTGGCCCAGGAGCTGCCGATGCCCGCGCACTTCGAGCAGGCCTCGCAGCTCGTCACCGAGGACCAGGCGGCCGACGGCAAGCCGTGCGGCCCCGATCCGGAGGTCCACGTGGCGTCGCTGCGCGCCTTCGCCGAGGCCGGGTACGACGAGGTGTACATCCACCAGATCGGTCCCGAGCAGGAGGGCTTCATGCGCTTCTACCGCGACGAGGTCCTCCCCCGCCTGTGA
- a CDS encoding DUF72 domain-containing protein: protein MKRRPTIPPGFAPYDVGKGRVVRSATIRVGTSGWDYADWRGVVYPEGLPKRRWFEHYTSLFDTVELNATFYRLPAPETVARWAAQAPEGFTYAVKVGQFGTHRKKLKDPAGWLARHLERVDVLGPSEGPNLIQLPPRWRRNLERLDELLTVAPRSHGWAVELRDPSWVHDDTFDLLARHGAALCLHDLLVDHPWERTADWTYLRFHGPDALAEPYQGAYGRRRLGHVAERLEPWIADGVDVWAYFNNDWDGHAVADATCLRDLLGAAPVVRDTAGSG from the coding sequence GTGAAGCGACGACCGACGATCCCGCCGGGTTTCGCCCCGTACGACGTCGGCAAGGGGCGCGTCGTGCGCTCCGCCACCATCCGCGTCGGCACCTCCGGGTGGGACTACGCGGACTGGCGCGGCGTCGTCTACCCCGAAGGACTGCCGAAGCGGCGGTGGTTCGAGCACTACACCTCGCTGTTCGACACGGTGGAGCTGAACGCGACCTTCTACCGGCTGCCCGCCCCCGAGACGGTGGCCCGCTGGGCGGCGCAGGCGCCCGAGGGCTTCACCTACGCCGTGAAGGTCGGTCAGTTCGGCACGCACCGCAAGAAGCTGAAGGATCCGGCCGGCTGGCTGGCGCGCCACCTGGAACGGGTGGACGTGCTCGGGCCGTCCGAGGGCCCGAACCTCATCCAGCTCCCGCCCCGCTGGCGTCGGAACCTCGAGCGGCTGGACGAGCTGCTGACGGTCGCCCCGCGCTCGCACGGGTGGGCCGTCGAGCTGCGCGACCCGTCGTGGGTGCACGACGACACCTTCGACCTGCTCGCGCGCCACGGCGCCGCGCTCTGCCTCCACGACCTGCTGGTCGACCACCCCTGGGAGCGGACGGCGGACTGGACCTACCTGCGGTTCCACGGACCCGACGCGCTCGCCGAGCCGTACCAGGGGGCGTACGGACGGCGGCGCCTCGGCCACGTCGCCGAGCGCCTCGAGCCGTGGATCGCCGACGGCGTCGACGTGTGGGCCTACTTCAACAACGACTGGGACGGACATGCCGTCGCCGACGCCACCTGCCTGCGCGACCTGCTCGGCGCCGCGCCCGTCGTGCGTGACACGGCCGGGTCCGGGTAG
- a CDS encoding SRPBCC family protein: MNPLQRATERLTSPVEVRGPLPAPPEAVWAVLADPRTYPDWLVGAQHIRAVDDGFPAPGTRFHHSVGPVEEATIDDVSESIAAEPPHRLLLDVHVGRTEGLVELLVQPQGDGSFLTFREKPRGHLSVATPALRPALFARNAVSLRRLRAYLGDGSRP; this comes from the coding sequence GTGAACCCACTCCAGCGCGCGACCGAGCGCCTCACCTCCCCCGTGGAGGTCCGCGGTCCGCTGCCCGCGCCACCCGAGGCCGTGTGGGCGGTCCTCGCCGATCCCCGCACCTACCCCGACTGGCTCGTCGGCGCCCAGCACATCCGGGCCGTCGACGACGGGTTCCCCGCCCCGGGGACGCGCTTCCACCACTCCGTCGGTCCCGTCGAGGAGGCGACGATCGACGACGTCTCGGAGTCGATCGCCGCCGAACCGCCCCACCGCCTGCTCCTCGACGTGCACGTCGGTCGCACCGAGGGCCTGGTGGAGCTGCTCGTCCAGCCGCAGGGGGACGGCAGCTTCCTCACCTTCCGCGAGAAGCCCCGGGGGCACCTGTCCGTGGCCACGCCCGCTCTGCGCCCGGCCCTCTTCGCACGCAACGCCGTGTCGCTGCGGCGCCTGCGTGCCTACCTCGGCGACGGGAGCCGCCCGTGA
- a CDS encoding NAD-dependent epimerase/dehydratase family protein, with amino-acid sequence MDADPTTSRTTSSSRPRRVAVTGATGNVGVALLSRLLADPGIDEVVGLARRPPDWTIDRLRWRHLDLGDPASARPLLAEVCGAVDAVVHLAWAFQPTHHPEETWQINAVGSRLVVDAAVAAGVGTFVHQSSVGAYSPGPDDGGRVDEAWPTDSLPTAGYGREKAYVERVVDTMELARPEMRVVRFRPAFIFQKGASDEQRQIFAGWLLPQKLVADGKLPVLPWPGDLRFQALHAADMAEAIWLGLTQPVRGAFNLAAEPVIGSDEMAEVLDAGRAVHVPVSVVRAAVSAGWRSRLLPTEPALLDLVDAIPLLDVTRARTELGWEPRHTALDALRALVEGWSEEPEPLTPALADPAG; translated from the coding sequence ATGGACGCCGACCCCACCACCAGCCGCACCACCTCGTCGAGCCGCCCACGCCGGGTCGCCGTCACCGGCGCCACCGGGAACGTGGGGGTGGCGCTGCTGTCCCGGCTGCTCGCGGACCCCGGCATCGACGAGGTCGTCGGGCTCGCACGCCGCCCACCCGACTGGACGATCGACCGCCTCCGCTGGCGCCACCTCGACCTCGGCGACCCGGCCTCCGCCCGCCCCCTGCTCGCCGAGGTGTGCGGGGCGGTCGACGCGGTGGTGCACCTCGCCTGGGCGTTCCAGCCGACGCACCACCCCGAGGAGACCTGGCAGATCAACGCCGTCGGCAGCCGGCTGGTCGTCGACGCCGCCGTCGCGGCGGGTGTCGGCACCTTCGTCCACCAGTCGTCGGTCGGGGCCTACTCCCCCGGTCCTGACGACGGCGGTCGCGTCGACGAGGCCTGGCCCACCGATTCGCTCCCCACCGCGGGCTACGGCCGCGAGAAGGCCTACGTCGAGCGGGTGGTCGACACCATGGAGCTGGCCCGCCCGGAGATGCGCGTGGTGCGGTTCCGGCCCGCCTTCATCTTCCAGAAGGGTGCCTCCGACGAGCAGCGCCAGATCTTCGCCGGCTGGCTCCTCCCCCAGAAGCTGGTCGCCGACGGCAAGCTGCCGGTGCTGCCGTGGCCCGGCGACCTCCGCTTCCAGGCCCTCCACGCCGCCGACATGGCCGAGGCCATCTGGCTCGGGCTGACCCAGCCCGTCCGCGGCGCGTTCAACCTCGCCGCCGAGCCCGTCATCGGGTCCGACGAGATGGCCGAGGTGCTCGACGCCGGGCGGGCCGTCCACGTCCCCGTATCGGTCGTGCGCGCCGCGGTGTCCGCCGGCTGGCGCAGCCGACTCCTCCCCACCGAGCCGGCCCTGCTCGACCTGGTCGACGCCATCCCGCTGCTCGACGTGACGCGGGCGCGCACCGAGCTCGGGTGGGAGCCGCGCCACACCGCGCTCGACGCCCTGCGGGCCCTCGTCGAGGGCTGGAGCGAGGAGCCAGAACCGCTCACCCCGGCACTGGCGGACCCCGCAGGCTGA
- a CDS encoding zinc-dependent alcohol dehydrogenase: MRALTWHGRRDVRVEQVPDPTIQDPRDAIVRVTSTGLCGSDLHLYELFGPFLDPGDILGHEPMGVVEAVGSGVDGLAVGDRVVIPFNVSCGSCWMCSNGLQSQCETTQNHDHGTGGSLFGYTKLYGQVAGGQAELLRVPFADYGPIKVPHGPPDDRFVFLSDVLPTAWQAVEYAQIPAGGTVAVLGLGPIGQMSARIARHRGASLVIGIDLVPERLAMASRHGVTTIDLNEADDLAAATRDLTSGRGPDAVIDAVGMEAHGSPGAKVAQTLVGFLPDAVARPAMKNAGLDRLAALTSGIEMARRGGTLSVSGVYGGMLDPLPMMQMFDKQLTIRMGQANVRRWVDDILPLVGGDDDPLGVLDLTTHRLPLDEAPRAYEIFQKKEDGAIKVVFEP; the protein is encoded by the coding sequence ATGAGAGCACTCACCTGGCACGGCCGGCGCGACGTCCGCGTCGAGCAGGTGCCCGACCCGACCATCCAGGACCCTCGCGACGCGATCGTGCGGGTGACCTCCACGGGGCTGTGCGGTTCGGACCTGCACCTCTACGAGCTGTTCGGGCCGTTCCTCGACCCCGGCGACATCCTCGGCCACGAGCCGATGGGGGTCGTCGAGGCGGTCGGCTCCGGGGTCGACGGCCTCGCGGTCGGCGACCGCGTGGTGATCCCGTTCAACGTCTCCTGCGGTTCGTGCTGGATGTGCTCGAACGGCCTCCAGTCCCAGTGCGAGACCACGCAGAACCACGACCACGGCACGGGGGGCTCGCTGTTCGGCTACACGAAGCTCTACGGCCAGGTGGCCGGCGGTCAGGCCGAGCTCCTCCGCGTGCCCTTCGCCGACTACGGGCCGATCAAGGTGCCGCACGGCCCGCCCGACGACCGCTTCGTGTTCCTGTCCGACGTCCTCCCGACGGCGTGGCAGGCCGTCGAGTACGCGCAGATCCCCGCGGGCGGCACGGTCGCCGTGCTCGGCCTCGGCCCGATCGGTCAGATGTCCGCACGCATCGCTCGGCACCGGGGGGCGTCCCTCGTCATCGGGATCGACCTGGTCCCCGAGCGGCTGGCGATGGCGTCGCGCCACGGGGTCACCACGATCGACCTGAACGAGGCCGACGACCTGGCCGCGGCCACGCGCGACCTCACCTCGGGGCGCGGTCCCGACGCCGTGATCGACGCGGTGGGCATGGAGGCTCACGGCTCCCCCGGTGCCAAGGTGGCCCAGACCCTCGTGGGGTTCCTGCCCGACGCCGTGGCCCGCCCGGCGATGAAGAACGCCGGCCTGGACCGCCTCGCCGCCCTGACGAGCGGCATCGAGATGGCTCGCCGAGGCGGCACGCTGTCGGTCAGCGGTGTCTACGGCGGGATGCTCGACCCCCTGCCGATGATGCAGATGTTCGACAAGCAGCTCACGATCCGCATGGGCCAGGCGAACGTCCGCCGGTGGGTCGACGACATCCTCCCGCTCGTCGGCGGGGACGACGACCCGCTCGGCGTCCTCGACCTGACCACCCACCGGCTCCCGCTCGACGAGGCGCCCCGGGCCTACGAGATCTTCCAGAAGAAGGAGGACGGCGCGATCAAGGTCGTGTTCGAGCCCTGA